A genomic segment from Thermostichus lividus PCC 6715 encodes:
- a CDS encoding response regulator transcription factor, with protein sequence MSLTLLIADDDASIRLSVSQFLESLGYCCLTAGDGTQALEMIHRYQPHLLITDIAMPNMNGYELVRQVRQHPSLRLLPVIYLTARTEVEERIRAYRTGGDVYLAKPFDLNELAAVARNLLDRSQLVQMQVEWRQRQQQPSAASSQSLHLAMTQREKQVIELLAAGLSNAQIGDRLHLSARTIEKHVSSLFQKASVHNRAELVRLAIEQGLVERHPQSKA encoded by the coding sequence ATGTCCCTGACGCTCTTAATTGCCGATGATGATGCCAGTATTCGGCTATCGGTTAGCCAATTTTTGGAGTCGCTAGGATACTGCTGTTTGACGGCGGGGGATGGTACCCAAGCCTTAGAAATGATTCATCGCTATCAGCCACATTTGCTGATCACCGATATTGCCATGCCCAACATGAATGGTTATGAACTGGTGCGACAGGTGCGGCAGCACCCGTCCCTGCGGCTGTTGCCCGTTATTTATCTGACTGCCCGCACAGAAGTGGAGGAGCGGATTCGTGCCTACCGTACTGGCGGTGATGTGTATCTGGCTAAACCCTTTGATCTGAATGAGTTGGCGGCGGTCGCACGCAATTTGCTGGATCGTTCTCAGTTGGTGCAAATGCAGGTGGAATGGCGCCAGCGTCAGCAGCAACCCTCGGCAGCGTCATCCCAGTCGCTGCATTTAGCAATGACCCAGCGCGAAAAGCAGGTAATCGAGTTGTTGGCAGCGGGGCTGTCCAATGCCCAAATTGGCGATCGCCTGCACTTGAGTGCCCGTACCATTGAAAAGCATGTCAGTAGTCTCTTCCAAAAAGCCTCAGTGCACAATCGGGCGGAGTTGGTGCGCCTAGCGATTGAGCAGGGTTTAGTGGAGCGTCACCCTCAGAGTAAGGCGTAA
- a CDS encoding BsaWI family type II restriction enzyme, translating into MINLNSRERKVLTEISSTYYMKPIIKRINSQIKSNSNIKLNWLNVFDYLYEILKDSRSDVEKLLDNRLDKNIIKNKDQARRSIVGNAFSKSIIYIFLINKVHENIPNKIYITSQVSVIPDFDKLTRIKIQDEFQKPDMDIVIYSEDNYQDYILISLKTSLRERAAQTYKWKLLIDIALYSPELRERYGISYSSSKVPIICFATTNFYNEINNPQQRGILKFFDRVFIARQIDHDNQSSIYPLSNLVTFAIENLMNYLQLSLF; encoded by the coding sequence ATGATTAATCTTAATAGTCGAGAACGTAAAGTATTAACTGAAATTTCATCTACTTATTACATGAAGCCCATTATAAAAAGAATAAATAGTCAGATAAAAAGTAACTCAAATATAAAATTAAATTGGCTAAATGTTTTTGATTATCTTTATGAGATTCTAAAAGATTCAAGATCTGATGTCGAAAAATTGCTAGATAACCGACTTGATAAAAACATAATCAAAAATAAAGATCAAGCCAGAAGAAGTATTGTTGGAAATGCGTTCTCTAAATCAATAATCTATATCTTTTTGATTAACAAGGTGCATGAAAATATACCCAATAAAATTTATATAACATCTCAAGTGTCTGTAATTCCTGACTTTGATAAATTAACTAGGATAAAAATTCAAGATGAGTTCCAAAAGCCAGATATGGATATTGTGATTTATTCAGAAGATAACTATCAAGACTACATTCTCATATCGCTTAAAACTTCTTTAAGAGAAAGAGCTGCTCAAACTTACAAATGGAAACTTCTAATCGATATTGCGTTATACAGTCCAGAGCTACGCGAAAGATACGGTATTTCATATTCGTCTTCAAAAGTACCCATTATCTGTTTTGCTACAACTAATTTCTATAATGAAATCAATAATCCTCAACAGCGCGGCATATTAAAATTTTTTGATCGAGTTTTTATTGCTAGGCAAATAGATCATGATAATCAATCATCAATATATCCTCTTTCAAATTTAGTGACATTTGCAATAGAAAATTTGATGAATTATTTACAACTTAGTTTATTTTGA
- a CDS encoding M20 metallopeptidase family protein, whose protein sequence is MAFHLPQLTCHLRPDVAALQPELVTWRRYLHQRPELGFQEHLTADFIHSKLQAWGIQHRCGIAQTGIVAVIPGLRPGPVLAIRADMDALPVQEENETPYRSLHEGKMHACGHDGHTAIALGTAKYLASHRDFAGTVKIIFQPAEEGPGGAKPMIEAGVLDTPKVDAIIGLHLWNFLPVGTVGVRSGPLMAAAEFFECTIHGKGGHAALPQFTVDTVLVVAQVITALHTIVSRNVDPLETAVISVGAVHAGTAKNVIADTATFRGTVRYFKPELGEWLPQRIEEVIAGICQSHGASYRFDYQRMYPPTVNDPKMADLVRSVAESVMEVPTGVTPHCQTMAAEDMSFFLQAVPGCYFFLGSANGTLGLDFPHHHPRFDFDETVLSIGVELFLRCIEKFCGLVES, encoded by the coding sequence ATGGCCTTCCACCTTCCCCAGCTAACCTGCCACCTTCGACCGGATGTGGCGGCACTACAACCAGAATTAGTGACATGGCGACGGTATCTCCACCAACGCCCGGAACTGGGGTTTCAAGAGCATTTGACGGCAGATTTTATCCACAGCAAGTTGCAGGCATGGGGAATTCAACACCGTTGCGGTATTGCGCAAACGGGGATTGTGGCGGTGATTCCGGGGCTGCGTCCAGGACCTGTACTGGCAATTCGTGCCGATATGGATGCCCTGCCGGTGCAGGAAGAAAATGAAACGCCCTATCGCTCACTCCATGAGGGCAAAATGCACGCCTGCGGCCATGATGGGCACACAGCGATCGCCCTCGGTACTGCAAAATACCTTGCTAGCCACCGCGATTTTGCCGGTACGGTTAAAATTATTTTTCAGCCTGCGGAGGAAGGCCCCGGCGGTGCAAAGCCCATGATTGAGGCTGGGGTACTCGATACCCCCAAGGTGGATGCCATTATTGGCCTCCACCTGTGGAATTTTTTACCCGTGGGTACGGTGGGCGTGCGCAGTGGCCCGCTGATGGCAGCAGCAGAGTTTTTCGAGTGCACCATCCATGGCAAGGGCGGACACGCTGCCCTGCCGCAATTTACGGTGGATACAGTGCTGGTCGTTGCCCAGGTGATTACCGCCTTGCACACCATTGTCTCGCGCAATGTTGATCCTCTGGAAACCGCTGTCATTTCTGTCGGTGCGGTTCATGCCGGTACCGCCAAGAATGTGATTGCGGACACAGCCACCTTTCGCGGCACGGTGCGCTACTTCAAGCCGGAGTTGGGGGAGTGGCTACCGCAGCGCATTGAAGAGGTAATTGCTGGTATCTGCCAAAGCCATGGGGCTAGCTATCGATTTGACTATCAGCGGATGTACCCACCAACGGTCAATGATCCGAAAATGGCGGACTTAGTACGTTCTGTGGCGGAGTCAGTGATGGAGGTGCCCACCGGCGTTACCCCCCACTGCCAAACCATGGCTGCCGAGGATATGTCCTTCTTTTTGCAGGCGGTACCGGGCTGCTATTTCTTTTTAGGCTCTGCCAATGGCACACTGGGGTTAGATTTCCCCCACCATCATCCGCGCTTTGACTTCGATGAAACCGTACTAAGTATTGGTGTGGAATTGTTTCTTCGCTGCATCGAAAAGTTTTGTGGTTTAGTTGAGAGCTAG
- a CDS encoding CPBP family intramembrane glutamic endopeptidase — MDDLPALSRTQILVAMALTAILWLILARIWLYTPFAGGLLPLEWNGWAFSIGLGLCCGITGLSGLLYVVWPSYRQASDTYLTFVLTPLAWPDLLWIGLLPGLSEELLFRGVLLPSLGLNWAGIIGTSICFGILHAGTRQHWPYALWATIVGGLFAYSAVATHNLLLPIVAHTCTNWLAAILWKIQQRLPNPRQ; from the coding sequence ATGGATGATTTGCCTGCCCTCAGCCGTACCCAAATTCTCGTGGCCATGGCGCTCACTGCCATCCTCTGGCTGATCTTGGCTCGCATTTGGCTATACACCCCCTTTGCTGGCGGGCTACTGCCCCTTGAATGGAACGGATGGGCGTTTAGCATTGGCTTGGGGTTGTGCTGTGGCATTACAGGGCTAAGTGGACTTCTCTACGTCGTGTGGCCGTCCTATCGCCAAGCCTCCGATACCTATCTCACCTTTGTCCTCACTCCCTTAGCGTGGCCAGATCTTCTATGGATTGGCCTGTTGCCCGGCCTGAGCGAAGAACTCCTGTTTCGGGGGGTACTGCTCCCCAGTTTAGGTCTCAACTGGGCGGGCATTATTGGCACCTCTATTTGTTTTGGGATTCTTCACGCCGGAACCCGACAACACTGGCCCTATGCCCTGTGGGCAACTATTGTGGGTGGGCTTTTTGCCTATAGTGCTGTGGCCACCCACAACTTACTCTTGCCGATTGTGGCACACACCTGCACGAATTGGCTGGCAGCCATCCTCTGGAAGATTCAACAGAGGCTGCCAAACCCTCGCCAATAA
- the argZ gene encoding bifunctional arginine dihydrolase/ornithine cyclodeaminase, translating into MSSTLRFLMCPPTYYEVDYVINPWMEGNIHKSSQERAQVQWQQLYDILQARATVSLIEPQRGWPDMVFTANAGLVLGDRVVLSRFYHPERQGEEPYFKAWFTSEGYQVFELPKQVPFEGAGDALLDREGRWLWAGYGFRSELDSHAYLAKWLDIEVLSLRLMDERFYHLDTCFCPLTDGYLLYYPPAFDAYSNRLIELRVPAAKRIVVQEADAVNFACNAVNIEHTVILNRASQDLKNALAAAGFEVVETPLTEFLKAGGASKCLTLRVTEPVRAELRAPATLPSRVIHLEGHLLDSGLVNRVLDTIVESGGSFQVLQFNLGEQRQSPSQADVRVMAPDAAVMDEIMAQLIDLGAILPPSEVCDATLETVTLAGVAPDDFYVTTIYPTEVRVNCQWVRVQNQRMDGAIVVRSTPEGTVAECRLLRDLEVGDRVVVGVEGIRTVRKADSQRNSQEFTFMGSGVSSERRVELVVEQIAWELRRIRDQGGKVVVVAGPVVIHTGGGEHLAKLIREGYVQGLLGGNAIAVHDMEQAMMGTSLGVDMQRGVPVRGGHRHHLKVINTIRRCGSIAEAVRQGILTSGVMYECVQRNIPFVLAGSIRDDGPLPDTLMDLIQAQREYSRLVQGANMILMLSSMLHSIGVGNMTPAGVKLVCVDINPAVVTKLADRGSVESIGVVTDVGLFLSLMVQQLDRLNRPYTVA; encoded by the coding sequence ATGAGTTCTACACTGCGATTCCTCATGTGCCCTCCCACCTATTACGAGGTGGACTATGTCATTAACCCATGGATGGAAGGAAATATTCACAAGTCTTCTCAAGAGCGGGCACAGGTGCAGTGGCAGCAACTCTACGACATTCTTCAGGCACGGGCAACTGTTAGCCTGATCGAACCCCAACGCGGCTGGCCAGATATGGTCTTTACAGCCAATGCCGGGCTAGTACTTGGCGATCGCGTCGTGCTCAGTCGCTTTTACCACCCTGAGCGCCAAGGAGAAGAACCCTACTTCAAGGCATGGTTTACCTCTGAGGGCTATCAGGTCTTTGAACTGCCCAAACAAGTCCCCTTTGAAGGAGCAGGGGATGCACTTTTAGATCGCGAAGGTCGCTGGTTATGGGCCGGCTACGGCTTCCGCTCCGAACTAGACTCCCACGCTTACTTAGCCAAATGGTTGGATATTGAAGTCCTATCGCTGCGCTTAATGGATGAGCGTTTTTATCACCTCGATACCTGTTTTTGTCCCCTCACCGATGGTTACCTTCTGTACTACCCCCCGGCCTTCGATGCCTACTCGAACCGCCTGATTGAACTGCGGGTGCCAGCGGCAAAACGGATTGTTGTCCAAGAGGCGGATGCCGTTAATTTTGCCTGTAATGCTGTCAATATTGAGCATACGGTAATTCTCAACCGTGCCAGTCAAGACCTGAAAAATGCCCTAGCCGCCGCAGGCTTTGAGGTGGTGGAAACCCCCTTAACCGAGTTTCTCAAGGCGGGCGGTGCCTCCAAATGCTTAACCCTACGGGTCACCGAGCCAGTGCGGGCAGAACTTCGTGCGCCTGCAACCCTCCCCAGCCGTGTCATTCACTTAGAGGGGCATTTACTAGACTCCGGCTTAGTGAATCGTGTCCTCGATACCATTGTCGAAAGTGGCGGCAGCTTCCAAGTACTGCAATTTAACCTTGGGGAGCAGCGGCAGAGTCCCTCCCAAGCCGATGTGCGGGTGATGGCACCGGATGCCGCCGTCATGGACGAGATTATGGCTCAACTCATTGATTTGGGAGCCATTTTGCCACCGAGCGAGGTCTGCGATGCCACGCTCGAGACGGTGACCCTCGCTGGGGTGGCACCGGATGATTTCTACGTCACCACAATTTATCCAACAGAAGTGCGGGTGAACTGCCAGTGGGTGCGGGTACAAAACCAGCGGATGGATGGGGCGATCGTGGTGCGCTCCACTCCAGAGGGCACCGTGGCCGAATGCCGCCTCCTGCGAGATTTAGAGGTGGGCGATCGCGTCGTAGTTGGGGTCGAAGGGATTCGCACCGTGCGTAAGGCCGACTCACAGCGCAACAGCCAAGAATTTACCTTTATGGGGTCGGGGGTTTCTAGCGAGCGGCGGGTGGAACTCGTCGTTGAACAAATTGCTTGGGAACTGCGGCGCATTCGCGATCAGGGAGGTAAAGTCGTCGTTGTAGCAGGGCCAGTGGTGATTCACACCGGCGGCGGTGAACACCTTGCGAAGCTTATCCGTGAAGGCTACGTCCAAGGGCTACTGGGGGGGAACGCTATTGCCGTTCATGATATGGAGCAAGCAATGATGGGCACCTCCCTAGGCGTTGATATGCAGCGGGGCGTGCCCGTCCGGGGTGGGCATCGGCACCATTTGAAGGTCATTAACACGATTCGCCGGTGTGGCAGTATTGCCGAGGCCGTGCGCCAAGGGATTCTCACCAGCGGCGTGATGTACGAATGCGTTCAGCGCAATATCCCCTTTGTCTTAGCCGGTTCCATTCGTGATGATGGGCCATTGCCCGATACCCTCATGGACTTAATACAAGCCCAGCGGGAGTATAGCCGCTTGGTGCAGGGTGCCAACATGATCCTGATGCTCTCGTCTATGCTCCACTCCATTGGGGTGGGGAACATGACCCCTGCGGGTGTGAAGTTAGTGTGTGTGGACATTAACCCAGCGGTAGTGACAAAATTGGCAGATCGTGGCTCTGTGGAGTCCATCGGTGTGGTCACGGATGTGGGGTTATTCCTAAGCCTGATGGTGCAGCAGTTGGATCGCCTGAACCGACCCTATACGGTTGCGTGA
- a CDS encoding 2Fe-2S iron-sulfur cluster-binding protein, whose translation MTQTFHIELSHHGQTYHFAAAADKPILRSATAAGIDLPSSCNAGVCTTCAAQIQEGTVDHGDAMGLSPDLRDKGYVLLCVARPCSDLKLISEKEEEVYNLQFGQFQKS comes from the coding sequence ATGACCCAAACCTTCCACATTGAACTATCCCACCACGGCCAAACCTACCACTTTGCAGCAGCAGCCGATAAGCCTATTTTGCGATCGGCCACCGCCGCTGGCATTGATTTACCCAGTTCTTGCAATGCTGGGGTGTGCACCACCTGTGCTGCTCAAATCCAGGAGGGCACCGTTGATCATGGTGATGCCATGGGCTTAAGTCCAGACCTACGGGACAAGGGCTATGTGCTGTTGTGTGTAGCGCGCCCCTGCTCTGATCTCAAACTTATTTCGGAAAAAGAAGAAGAGGTCTATAACCTCCAGTTTGGTCAGTTCCAGAAATCGTAG
- the dcm gene encoding DNA (cytosine-5-)-methyltransferase: protein MTSLTFIDLFAGIGGMRLAFTQAGARCVFSSEWNKFAQITYAANFSEMPAGDITQITTDEIPEHDILLAGFPCQPFSIAGVSKHNALGVKHGFDHPTQGNLFFEIVRILADKKPKAFLLENVKNLQSHDQGRTFKIIQRILNELGYYIYYQVIDAVHFVPQHRERIFIAGFKEPIEFAFPDLPIPYLRVKDILEFEVAPKYTLTDHLWQYLQKYAEKHRAKGNGFGYGIVNLDGFTRTLSARYYKDGSEILIPQVNQNPRRLTPRECARLMGFPDSFKIVVSDTRAYQQFGNSVVVPLVRAIAHKILEALNHRNPLKTTEQLNLF, encoded by the coding sequence ATGACAAGCCTAACATTTATTGATCTTTTTGCTGGCATTGGTGGGATGCGTTTGGCATTTACTCAAGCAGGAGCAAGATGTGTTTTCAGTTCAGAGTGGAATAAGTTTGCCCAAATAACTTATGCAGCCAATTTTTCTGAAATGCCTGCTGGAGATATTACCCAAATTACCACTGATGAAATTCCAGAGCATGATATTTTACTTGCAGGGTTCCCTTGCCAGCCATTTAGTATTGCTGGAGTCAGTAAGCATAATGCTTTGGGTGTAAAGCATGGTTTTGATCACCCTACTCAAGGTAATTTATTTTTTGAGATAGTGAGAATTCTCGCAGACAAAAAACCGAAGGCTTTTTTATTAGAAAATGTTAAAAACTTACAGAGCCATGATCAAGGTAGAACATTCAAGATTATTCAAAGAATTTTGAATGAATTAGGATATTACATTTACTATCAAGTAATTGATGCTGTTCATTTTGTCCCACAGCATCGTGAAAGAATTTTTATTGCTGGCTTTAAAGAACCCATTGAGTTTGCATTTCCAGATCTACCAATTCCTTATCTGAGAGTGAAAGACATTTTAGAATTTGAAGTTGCACCAAAGTACACGCTAACAGATCATCTTTGGCAGTACCTACAAAAATATGCTGAAAAACATCGAGCAAAAGGTAATGGTTTTGGATATGGAATTGTGAATTTAGATGGTTTTACTCGAACATTAAGTGCAAGGTATTACAAAGATGGATCAGAGATTTTGATTCCTCAAGTCAATCAAAATCCTCGAAGGCTAACACCAAGAGAGTGTGCACGATTAATGGGTTTTCCAGATTCATTCAAAATAGTTGTCAGTGATACAAGAGCCTATCAGCAATTTGGTAATTCCGTTGTTGTTCCTTTAGTGAGAGCTATTGCCCATAAAATTCTAGAAGCCCTGAATCATAGAAATCCACTAAAAACAACTGAGCAGCTTAATCTTTTTTGA